In a single window of the Luteibacter rhizovicinus DSM 16549 genome:
- the bioF gene encoding 8-amino-7-oxononanoate synthase, translating into MSRPDLRARVEAARAQREREGLLRRARTCELTADGRRLVDGRVLIDFCGNDYLGLARHPDLVAALTRAAAIEGVGTGAAHLVSGHRGEHAALEEDLADWTGRQRAVLFSTGVMANLGALQALLGAGGLPGRGDALCVQDRLNHASLIDGAQLAGAELRRYPHGDAEAAARQLAARPDHAALLATDGVFSMDGDIAPLASLATLCRQRHALFYVDDAHGLGVLGPQGAGSVAAAGLDARQVPVLMGTLGKALGTAGAFVAGDDDLIEAIIQFARPYIYTTAMPAALAAATRASLRLVRADTDGRREQLTAHIARFRAGAKQLGLPVMRSTTAIQPLVIGSAEAAMGASRALEAAGFLVVAIRPPTVPQGAARLRITLSAAHSSDQIDALLEALGSLPGLGGTAAV; encoded by the coding sequence GTGAGCCGGCCGGACCTCCGTGCCCGCGTGGAAGCCGCGCGGGCACAGCGCGAGCGGGAGGGCCTGTTGCGGCGTGCGCGCACCTGCGAATTGACGGCGGATGGCCGTCGCCTCGTCGACGGGCGCGTACTGATCGACTTTTGCGGCAACGACTACCTCGGTCTGGCCCGGCACCCCGACCTGGTCGCCGCGCTGACGCGTGCTGCCGCCATCGAAGGCGTCGGCACGGGCGCCGCGCATCTGGTGTCCGGCCATCGGGGCGAGCACGCCGCCCTCGAGGAGGATCTGGCGGACTGGACCGGGCGCCAGCGCGCCGTGCTGTTTTCCACGGGCGTGATGGCCAACCTGGGCGCGTTGCAGGCCCTGCTTGGCGCCGGCGGCCTGCCTGGCCGCGGCGATGCGCTGTGCGTACAGGACCGACTCAACCACGCCAGCCTGATCGACGGCGCTCAACTGGCCGGCGCGGAACTCCGGCGCTATCCCCACGGCGACGCCGAGGCGGCGGCCCGCCAGCTCGCGGCGCGGCCCGACCATGCCGCCCTGCTGGCCACCGACGGCGTCTTCAGCATGGATGGCGACATCGCCCCCCTGGCCTCCCTGGCGACACTCTGCCGCCAGCGCCACGCTCTCTTCTATGTCGACGACGCCCATGGCCTGGGCGTGCTCGGCCCACAAGGCGCCGGCAGCGTCGCGGCGGCCGGCCTCGATGCCCGTCAGGTGCCTGTGTTGATGGGCACCCTGGGTAAGGCGCTCGGTACGGCCGGCGCCTTCGTCGCGGGCGACGACGACCTGATCGAAGCCATCATCCAGTTCGCGCGCCCCTACATCTATACGACGGCGATGCCGGCTGCCCTCGCCGCGGCGACACGCGCCTCGCTGCGCCTGGTGCGTGCCGACACGGATGGACGTCGTGAGCAGCTCACCGCACATATCGCCCGGTTTCGCGCCGGCGCGAAGCAGCTGGGACTGCCCGTCATGCGTTCGACGACCGCTATCCAGCCGCTGGTAATCGGCTCGGCCGAAGCGGCCATGGGCGCGTCGCGAGCCCTGGAAGCCGCTGGCTTCCTCGTGGTCGCCATCCGGCCACCCACAGTGCCGCAGGGCGCCGCCCGGTTGCGGATCACGCTATCCGCGGCGCACTCGTCCGACCAGATCGATGCGCTCCTGGAGGCGCTGGGCTCCCTCCCCGGCCTCGGCGGGACCGCCGCCGTATAA
- a CDS encoding aldose 1-epimerase: MSRFTVTRSTLGANELVVLVDADADREVRIARRGATVLSISTRWRDETRPVTDGFRDAKELVGHKGSRFAIMTPFANRVNDSRYTFEGTTYDLQPGAVGADRASRHGFLRGTVFDVQREQGDDSKASVTLVTDAIRPGVNPGYPFALDFSVTFTLDEHGLTVEAKTRNVGEHAAPTFFGWHPYFRLSENPIEAWELRVPADKVIATDKDFIPLPGTSAWQAMDKADRALDFRKTRAIGATELNHTYADLQLDTDGKARTRLRDPKTGAGIAVWQERGVMLVFTSDTADRDARKSVALEPMECMPDAFNRDDCTPLITLAAGQERRFVCGVEFDT; encoded by the coding sequence ATGTCCCGATTCACCGTGACGCGCTCCACCCTGGGCGCCAACGAGCTGGTGGTGCTGGTCGACGCCGACGCCGACCGCGAGGTCCGCATCGCCCGGCGCGGCGCGACCGTGCTGTCGATCTCCACGCGCTGGCGCGACGAAACGCGTCCCGTGACCGACGGCTTTCGCGACGCCAAGGAACTGGTCGGGCACAAGGGCTCTCGCTTCGCCATCATGACGCCGTTTGCCAACCGTGTTAACGATTCCCGCTACACATTTGAAGGAACGACTTACGATTTGCAGCCAGGTGCTGTCGGTGCCGATCGTGCCAGTCGCCATGGGTTTCTTCGCGGCACCGTGTTCGACGTGCAGCGTGAACAGGGCGACGACAGCAAGGCGTCGGTCACGCTCGTTACCGACGCGATCCGCCCGGGCGTGAATCCGGGTTACCCCTTCGCGCTCGATTTCAGCGTTACCTTCACCCTCGACGAGCACGGTCTCACCGTGGAAGCGAAGACGCGCAACGTCGGCGAGCATGCCGCGCCCACGTTCTTCGGCTGGCACCCGTACTTCCGTCTGTCGGAAAATCCGATCGAGGCGTGGGAACTGCGCGTGCCGGCGGACAAGGTGATCGCCACGGACAAGGACTTCATCCCCTTGCCGGGGACAAGCGCCTGGCAGGCGATGGACAAGGCGGATCGTGCGCTCGATTTCCGCAAGACGCGCGCCATCGGTGCGACCGAACTCAATCACACCTACGCCGACCTCCAGCTGGATACGGATGGCAAGGCCCGCACTCGCCTGCGCGATCCGAAGACGGGCGCGGGGATCGCCGTGTGGCAGGAGCGAGGCGTGATGCTGGTCTTCACCTCGGATACGGCCGATCGCGACGCGCGCAAATCGGTAGCGCTGGAGCCGATGGAATGCATGCCGGATGCCTTCAACCGCGATGACTGCACGCCCTTGATCACGCTGGCTGCCGGGCAGGAGCGTCGCTTCGTCTGCGGTGTGGAGTTCGATACGTGA
- the pepN gene encoding aminopeptidase N, with the protein MSDRSDAPTSVIRLADYRPPAWAVEDVVLEFDLGIDHTEVTSRLTLVRQADEPIRLNGEGIELLELTLDGRPLGDGEYILANGVLEVAVDADRCTLGARVAVRPAENTAFEGLYLSGSRDRGFLLTQCEAEGFRHITYFPDRPDVLSKYTVTLRADRQRFPVLLAGGNPDGTGDLADGRHWARFVDPHPKPSYLFALVAGRLERISHDYTTADGRAVALHIWAEADVIDRCDYAMDSLIRSMQWDERTYGRNYDLDVFHVVATHDFNMGAMENKGLNIFNAKYLLADPDSSTDDEYRHVEAVVAHEYFHNWSGNRVTCRDWFQLSLKEGLTVFREQSFSADMNSVSLKRIEDVALLRRAQFPEDAGPLSHPVRPSQYSEINNFYTATVYEKGSELVRMLAGHLGRDGFRKGMDLYFDRHDGDAATIEDFLKSLGDANGTDLSAYLAWYGQAGTPRLTAEARYDATQSRYRLTLRQRTPASAGQTVKHALPIPVRLSLFDASGKALPLRLEGEATAGATERTIVLDGAERSIVFEDIASAPVPSLLRGFSAPVILEFDYAPEELGVLLRHDPDGFNRWEAGQQLAGLAYDDCRDGKVDGAAIGAWTRALAQLFGDPSVEDALLAELLTPPGEIELVERQPERDPDRIRASRQAMLRALASRIGVPALRARYEALRAATSAALDATSQAQRQLKRRVLDLLSLVDEAHARELARAQYDEAPGMTDRLAALATLATVDPDAATPAFAHFRHRYEGNALALDKWFAVQAQLPGETALGRIQSLERDDAFTLKNPNRVQSLLGSFARANPSGFHRADGAAYRWLADRLVAIDALNPQVAARVATAFNGWKRLEPVRRESAHAVVAELASRKDLSRDLTDILARVALG; encoded by the coding sequence ATGAGTGATCGCTCCGACGCCCCCACCTCCGTCATCCGCCTTGCCGACTACCGCCCGCCCGCGTGGGCCGTGGAAGACGTGGTGCTCGAGTTCGATCTCGGCATCGACCATACCGAGGTCACCAGCCGGCTCACCCTGGTGCGGCAGGCCGACGAGCCGATTCGCCTGAACGGCGAAGGCATCGAACTGCTGGAACTGACCCTCGACGGTCGTCCGCTGGGTGACGGCGAGTACATCCTCGCCAACGGTGTGCTGGAAGTCGCCGTGGATGCCGACCGCTGCACGCTGGGCGCCCGCGTGGCGGTTCGGCCGGCGGAGAACACCGCCTTCGAAGGCCTGTACCTTTCCGGCAGCCGCGATCGCGGTTTCCTGCTGACCCAGTGCGAAGCCGAAGGGTTCCGTCACATCACGTATTTTCCGGACCGGCCGGACGTCCTTTCGAAATACACCGTGACCTTGCGCGCCGACCGCCAGCGTTTCCCGGTGCTGCTCGCCGGCGGCAATCCCGACGGCACGGGCGACCTCGCCGATGGCCGGCACTGGGCGCGTTTCGTCGATCCACACCCGAAGCCGAGCTATCTGTTCGCCCTGGTCGCGGGACGCCTGGAGCGGATCAGCCACGACTACACCACGGCCGACGGCCGCGCGGTGGCCCTGCACATCTGGGCCGAGGCCGATGTCATCGACCGTTGCGACTACGCGATGGATTCGCTCATCCGCAGCATGCAGTGGGACGAGCGCACTTACGGGCGCAACTACGACCTCGACGTGTTCCACGTCGTCGCCACCCACGATTTCAACATGGGCGCGATGGAGAACAAGGGTCTCAACATCTTCAACGCGAAGTACCTGCTGGCCGATCCGGATTCGAGCACCGACGACGAGTACCGTCATGTCGAAGCCGTGGTCGCACACGAGTATTTCCACAACTGGAGCGGTAATCGCGTCACCTGCCGCGACTGGTTCCAGCTCAGCCTGAAAGAGGGCCTGACGGTATTCCGCGAACAGAGTTTCTCGGCGGACATGAATTCGGTGTCGCTCAAGCGCATCGAAGACGTGGCGCTGCTGCGGCGCGCCCAGTTTCCCGAAGACGCCGGCCCGTTGTCGCATCCCGTACGGCCGTCGCAGTACAGCGAAATCAACAATTTCTACACCGCCACCGTCTACGAGAAAGGTTCCGAGCTCGTACGCATGCTCGCCGGCCACCTCGGTCGCGACGGCTTCCGCAAGGGCATGGATCTCTACTTCGATCGCCATGACGGCGACGCCGCCACGATCGAGGACTTCCTGAAGTCACTGGGCGACGCCAATGGCACCGATCTCTCCGCCTACCTGGCCTGGTACGGTCAGGCCGGCACGCCGCGGCTGACGGCGGAAGCACGCTACGACGCAACACAGTCACGCTATCGGCTCACCCTGCGCCAGCGCACCCCGGCCAGCGCGGGACAGACGGTCAAGCATGCGCTGCCGATCCCGGTCCGGCTTTCGCTGTTCGATGCCTCGGGCAAGGCCCTGCCGCTGCGACTCGAAGGCGAGGCCACCGCCGGCGCGACCGAGCGCACGATCGTGCTCGACGGCGCCGAGCGCAGCATCGTCTTCGAAGACATCGCCAGCGCACCGGTACCGTCGTTGCTGCGCGGCTTCTCCGCGCCGGTGATCCTCGAGTTCGACTATGCACCGGAGGAGCTGGGCGTCCTGCTGCGCCACGATCCGGACGGCTTCAACCGCTGGGAAGCCGGACAGCAACTCGCCGGCCTGGCCTATGACGACTGCCGCGACGGCAAGGTCGATGGTGCGGCGATCGGCGCCTGGACCAGGGCGCTCGCCCAACTGTTCGGCGATCCCTCCGTCGAAGACGCGCTGCTCGCCGAACTGCTCACGCCGCCCGGCGAGATCGAACTCGTCGAGCGCCAGCCCGAGCGCGATCCGGACCGCATCCGTGCAAGCCGTCAGGCCATGTTGCGGGCGTTGGCCAGCCGGATCGGCGTGCCGGCCCTGCGTGCGCGTTACGAGGCCTTACGCGCAGCGACCAGTGCCGCGCTCGACGCGACGAGCCAGGCCCAGCGGCAGCTGAAGCGCCGCGTCCTCGACCTGCTCTCCCTGGTCGATGAAGCCCATGCCCGTGAGCTGGCTCGCGCGCAATACGACGAAGCGCCCGGCATGACCGATCGGCTGGCCGCGTTGGCCACGCTGGCAACGGTGGATCCCGACGCGGCGACTCCCGCGTTCGCCCACTTCCGCCATCGCTACGAAGGCAATGCCCTGGCGCTGGACAAATGGTTCGCGGTGCAGGCGCAGCTACCGGGCGAGACGGCCCTTGGACGCATCCAGTCGCTGGAGCGCGACGATGCATTCACGCTGAAGAATCCGAATCGCGTGCAGTCGTTGCTTGGTAGCTTCGCGCGGGCCAATCCCAGCGGCTTCCATCGTGCGGACGGTGCGGCCTATCGCTGGCTGGCGGATCGCCTCGTGGCGATCGACGCTCTGAATCCGCAGGTCGCCGCGCGTGTGGCGACGGCCTTCAATGGGTGGAAGCGCCTGGAGCCCGTCCGTCGCGAGTCGGCGCATGCGGTGGTCGCCGAGCTGGCGTCACGCAAGGACCTGTCGCGCGATCTCACCGATATTCTTGCCCGCGTCGCCCTGGGCTGA
- the bioH gene encoding pimeloyl-ACP methyl ester esterase BioH: protein MHGGILAPLVEALASRYTLYVVDLPGHGYSRDCDIPLEPLACANAIATATPPAMWMGWSLGGLVALTAALDLPDRVTSVVALCSTPRFVRTEGWPYGNDAAMVEKLAADLETDYHATLERFIALEAMGSADPRAEARRLKEEAFSRGEPDPRVLMEGLRLLESTDLRPRLSELRTRSLWIAGRRDRIVHPEAMRWCAEAAGGRFEEIAHAGHAPFIGHADAVADVLTQFTEADA, encoded by the coding sequence ATGCACGGCGGCATCCTTGCGCCACTGGTCGAAGCGCTCGCTTCGCGTTACACCCTGTACGTGGTCGACCTTCCGGGTCACGGTTACTCGCGCGACTGCGACATTCCGCTCGAACCGCTGGCGTGTGCGAATGCCATCGCCACGGCGACCCCACCGGCGATGTGGATGGGTTGGTCCCTCGGCGGTCTGGTCGCGCTCACGGCGGCCCTCGACCTGCCCGACCGGGTAACCTCCGTCGTTGCCCTTTGCTCCACGCCGCGCTTCGTCCGCACCGAAGGCTGGCCCTACGGCAACGACGCGGCCATGGTCGAGAAACTCGCCGCCGATCTGGAAACCGACTACCACGCCACCCTGGAGCGCTTCATCGCGCTCGAAGCCATGGGTAGTGCCGATCCTCGCGCCGAGGCCCGGCGCCTGAAGGAAGAAGCCTTCTCCCGTGGCGAGCCCGACCCGCGCGTACTGATGGAAGGCCTCCGCCTGCTTGAGAGCACCGACCTTCGGCCACGGCTGTCCGAACTGCGTACGCGCAGCCTCTGGATAGCCGGCCGACGCGACCGCATTGTTCATCCCGAGGCCATGCGTTGGTGCGCCGAGGCGGCCGGTGGCCGCTTCGAGGAAATCGCCCACGCCGGCCACGCCCCCTTCATCGGACACGCGGACGCCGTGGCCGATGTCCTGACGCAGTTCACCGAAGCAGACGCATGA
- a CDS encoding threonine ammonia-lyase yields the protein MTLPTFADVRDAAARIAPYALVTPVLRSDRIDALVGAAVVFKCENLQRGGAFKFRGATNAVWSLGDEDAARGVVTHSSGNHGNALAMAARTRGITAHVVVPEGAVKTKVDAIVAAGATVHRCAPTTAAREAKAAELMASTGATLVHPYADPRVMAGQGTLVPELLRQAPGIDTILFPVGGGGLASGCSIAAHGIDPAIVLFGAEPEGADDAARSLEADERVGPFTAHTICDGLRTLIGEPNFHVLREQAVTVLRVSDVEVVSAMRLLWSELRIVVEPSSATVLAALLRYPERVNGRRVGAVLTGGNVDLDDLPW from the coding sequence GTGACCTTGCCCACCTTCGCCGATGTCCGCGATGCCGCCGCGCGCATCGCGCCCTATGCGCTGGTGACGCCGGTCCTGCGCAGCGATCGCATCGATGCGCTGGTCGGCGCCGCTGTCGTCTTCAAGTGCGAGAATCTGCAGCGCGGTGGCGCGTTCAAGTTCCGCGGTGCGACCAACGCCGTGTGGTCGCTGGGCGATGAGGATGCCGCACGTGGCGTCGTCACCCACTCCTCCGGGAATCACGGGAACGCCCTGGCGATGGCGGCGCGCACGCGCGGGATCACGGCGCATGTCGTCGTTCCCGAGGGCGCCGTGAAAACCAAGGTGGACGCGATCGTGGCGGCGGGTGCCACCGTGCATCGTTGTGCGCCGACCACCGCTGCTCGTGAGGCGAAGGCGGCGGAACTCATGGCGAGCACAGGCGCCACGCTCGTCCATCCGTACGCCGACCCACGCGTGATGGCAGGCCAGGGAACCCTGGTGCCGGAGCTGCTCCGACAGGCGCCCGGGATCGACACGATCCTCTTTCCCGTCGGTGGTGGCGGCCTTGCGTCCGGTTGTTCGATCGCCGCGCACGGCATCGACCCCGCGATCGTGCTGTTCGGTGCCGAGCCTGAAGGTGCCGACGACGCCGCACGTTCGTTGGAGGCCGACGAGCGCGTCGGGCCGTTCACCGCCCACACGATCTGCGACGGCCTCCGCACGCTGATCGGCGAGCCCAACTTTCATGTACTGCGAGAACAGGCTGTCACCGTGTTGCGTGTCAGCGATGTCGAAGTCGTTTCCGCCATGCGCCTGCTCTGGTCCGAATTGCGCATCGTGGTCGAGCCGTCCAGTGCGACGGTGCTCGCCGCCCTGCTGCGTTATCCGGAGCGGGTCAACGGCCGTCGTGTCGGTGCGGTGTTGACTGGCGGGAACGTCGATCTGGACGACCTTCCCTGGTAA
- a CDS encoding sulfurtransferase: MSILNISAYKFVGLDDLDALRARLVERCEALALKGTILLAPEGINLFLAAPREAIETFVSWLHEDPRFADIAPKESLSEDVPFGRMRVRLKKEIITMRAPSIRPEEGRAPHVLPLDLRRWLDQGHDDDGRPVVLVDTRNDYEVAAGTFENTVDYGLSSFTGFPEAIAADRARFDGKTVVSFCTGGIRCEKAAIHMREIGIDHVFQLEGGILKYFEEAGGAHWHGDCFVFDERGAVDPTLSPSDTADITP, from the coding sequence ATGTCGATCCTCAACATTTCCGCCTACAAGTTCGTCGGCCTCGATGATCTGGACGCGCTGCGTGCGCGCCTGGTCGAGCGCTGCGAGGCCCTGGCGCTGAAGGGGACGATCCTGCTCGCGCCGGAGGGCATCAACCTGTTCCTGGCCGCTCCGCGTGAGGCGATCGAGACGTTCGTGAGCTGGCTGCACGAGGATCCGCGCTTCGCCGACATCGCTCCGAAGGAGAGCCTCTCCGAGGACGTGCCTTTCGGACGGATGCGCGTGCGACTGAAGAAAGAAATCATCACGATGCGCGCGCCCTCGATCCGACCCGAGGAAGGTCGCGCGCCTCATGTGCTGCCGCTCGATCTGCGTCGCTGGCTCGACCAGGGGCACGATGACGACGGCCGCCCGGTCGTACTGGTCGACACGCGCAACGATTACGAAGTGGCCGCCGGCACGTTCGAGAACACGGTGGACTACGGCTTATCGAGTTTCACCGGCTTTCCCGAAGCCATCGCCGCGGACCGCGCGCGCTTCGACGGCAAGACCGTGGTCTCCTTCTGCACCGGCGGCATCCGCTGCGAGAAGGCGGCCATCCACATGCGCGAGATCGGCATCGATCACGTGTTCCAGCTTGAAGGCGGCATCCTGAAGTATTTCGAGGAAGCCGGCGGCGCCCACTGGCATGGCGACTGCTTCGTCTTCGACGAGCGCGGCGCCGTCGACCCGACACTCTCGCCAAGTGACACCGCGGACATCACACCGTGA
- a CDS encoding DNA-3-methyladenine glycosylase I, translating to MRCAWAEQSDAERIYHDTEWGLPIHDDRQLFELITLRGAAAGLSWRTILGKRACYRRVFHGYDLLRIARMTDGELATVRRDRGIVRHRLKIASVRSNARAALRLIETEGSLSRFLLAFVDSDVAVAPPRLAFGVRTRSDASDAMSAILHKRGFRFAGTAICYALMQATGMIDGHEPGCEYRAGR from the coding sequence ATGCGATGTGCCTGGGCCGAACAGAGCGATGCCGAACGCATTTACCACGATACCGAATGGGGGCTCCCGATACACGACGATCGCCAGCTCTTCGAACTGATCACGCTACGCGGCGCGGCAGCCGGGTTGTCCTGGCGCACGATCCTCGGTAAACGCGCGTGTTACCGCCGGGTTTTCCACGGCTACGACCTGCTGCGTATCGCCAGGATGACGGACGGCGAACTGGCGACGGTTCGTCGCGATCGCGGCATCGTCCGTCACCGCCTGAAGATTGCCTCGGTCCGCAGCAATGCGCGGGCGGCGCTGCGGCTGATCGAAACCGAGGGATCGCTATCGCGCTTTCTTCTTGCCTTCGTCGACAGCGATGTCGCCGTCGCGCCGCCGCGTCTCGCCTTCGGCGTGCGGACGCGAAGCGATGCCTCCGATGCCATGAGTGCCATCCTGCATAAGCGCGGTTTCCGTTTTGCGGGAACGGCGATCTGCTATGCGCTCATGCAGGCAACCGGCATGATCGACGGCCACGAACCCGGCTGCGAGTACCGCGCCGGTCGTTGA
- the bioB gene encoding biotin synthase BioB — MTAAIRHDWSREEVEHLFALPFNDLLFQAQTVHREYHDPNAVQVSTLLSIKTGGCPEDCAYCPQAARYSTGVKAEKLMSVEAVLARAQAAKDAGASRFCMGAAWRSPKDRDVVKVAEIVAAVKGLGLQTCATLGMLSQPQADTLKAAGLDFYNHNLDTAPDYYGEIIHTREFQDRLDTLDHVRQAGLKTCCGGIVGMGESRAQRAGLLTTLANLPEHPESVPINRLVQVAGTPLAGTEALDPFEFVRSIAVARIVMPASVVRLSAGRESMDDALQALCFAAGANSIFYGEKLLTTGNPDVEHDRRLFQRLGLKPMEVEIEPGAVHADIVERADAA; from the coding sequence ATGACCGCAGCCATCCGCCACGACTGGTCCCGCGAGGAGGTCGAGCACCTCTTCGCCTTGCCCTTCAACGATCTGCTTTTCCAGGCGCAGACCGTGCACCGCGAGTACCACGACCCCAATGCGGTCCAGGTGTCGACCCTGCTTTCCATCAAGACGGGCGGCTGCCCCGAGGATTGCGCCTACTGTCCGCAGGCGGCCCGCTACAGCACCGGCGTCAAAGCCGAGAAGCTGATGAGCGTGGAAGCGGTGCTCGCCCGGGCCCAGGCAGCGAAGGACGCCGGCGCCAGCCGCTTCTGCATGGGTGCCGCCTGGCGTTCGCCGAAGGATCGCGACGTGGTCAAGGTGGCCGAGATCGTTGCCGCCGTGAAGGGCCTCGGTCTGCAGACCTGCGCCACGCTCGGCATGCTGTCCCAGCCGCAGGCCGACACGCTCAAGGCGGCCGGTCTGGACTTCTACAACCACAATCTGGATACCGCGCCGGACTATTACGGCGAGATCATCCACACGCGCGAGTTCCAGGATCGCCTCGACACGCTCGACCACGTGCGCCAGGCTGGCCTGAAGACCTGCTGCGGCGGCATCGTCGGCATGGGTGAATCGCGCGCGCAGCGCGCCGGCCTGCTGACTACGCTGGCCAACCTGCCCGAGCATCCGGAATCCGTGCCGATCAACCGCCTGGTCCAGGTCGCCGGCACGCCGCTGGCCGGCACCGAGGCGCTGGATCCGTTCGAGTTCGTGCGCAGCATCGCCGTGGCCCGCATCGTCATGCCTGCCTCGGTCGTGCGCCTGTCCGCCGGACGCGAGTCGATGGACGACGCCTTACAGGCGCTGTGCTTCGCCGCCGGCGCCAACTCGATCTTCTACGGCGAGAAGCTGCTCACCACGGGCAACCCGGACGTGGAGCACGATCGCCGCCTGTTCCAGCGTCTCGGCCTGAAGCCGATGGAAGTCGAGATCGAACCGGGCGCCGTCCACGCGGACATCGTCGAACGCGCCGACGCGGCGTGA
- the bioC gene encoding malonyl-ACP O-methyltransferase BioC, with the protein MSEFHFDRTQVRRNFGRAAATYEKHDALQREVQSTLVDRLDMYEQVPEIVLDVGAGTGRGSAALKKRYPKAQVIAMDLALPMLRQAKQHSSWLKPFSRVAADAYTLPMPDHSVDILFSNLCFQWCEDIARLFTECARVLKPGGLLTFSTFGPDTLSELRAAWAAADQHAHVARFLDMHDVGDAMLTAGLRDPVLFAERYTLTYPTPRALLDELRGLGANNADADRQRGLTGKQHYRRMLDAYEALRHEGVIPSTWEVVTAHAWGPPAGQSRREGSGEIASFPIENLRGSRRKTPF; encoded by the coding sequence ATGAGCGAATTTCATTTCGACCGGACCCAGGTCAGGCGCAACTTCGGCCGCGCCGCCGCTACCTACGAGAAGCACGACGCGCTCCAGCGCGAGGTGCAGTCGACCCTGGTCGATCGTCTCGACATGTACGAGCAGGTGCCCGAGATCGTCCTCGATGTCGGCGCGGGCACCGGCCGCGGCAGCGCGGCGCTGAAGAAGCGCTACCCGAAGGCCCAGGTGATCGCGATGGATCTCGCGCTGCCGATGCTGCGCCAGGCAAAGCAGCACAGCAGCTGGCTGAAGCCTTTCTCGCGCGTCGCGGCCGATGCCTATACCTTGCCGATGCCCGACCATAGCGTCGACATCCTCTTTTCCAACCTATGCTTCCAGTGGTGCGAGGACATCGCCCGCCTGTTCACCGAGTGCGCGCGCGTGCTCAAGCCGGGCGGCCTGCTGACCTTCTCCACCTTCGGCCCCGATACGCTCAGCGAGCTTCGCGCCGCGTGGGCCGCCGCCGACCAGCACGCCCACGTCGCACGCTTTCTCGACATGCACGATGTTGGTGACGCCATGCTGACGGCGGGCCTACGCGATCCCGTGCTGTTTGCCGAGCGTTACACGCTGACGTACCCCACCCCTCGTGCACTGCTCGACGAACTGCGTGGACTTGGCGCGAACAACGCCGATGCGGACCGCCAGCGCGGGCTCACCGGCAAGCAGCACTACCGCCGCATGCTCGATGCCTACGAGGCCTTGCGCCACGAGGGCGTCATTCCGTCGACGTGGGAAGTGGTGACGGCGCACGCCTGGGGCCCGCCCGCAGGACAGTCGCGACGCGAGGGCAGTGGCGAGATCGCCAGCTTCCCGATCGAGAACCTGCGCGGCTCGCGGCGGAAAACGCCATTCTGA
- a CDS encoding ComF family protein → MDASRLTQWIAAASRLVLPPRCLVCSDQGHEARELCRACYAALPRNLACCGRCAVPLPLPVPECDACQCESRPWSDLWVPFEYAWPLDALETRFKFAGSLAAGRVLSDAWIDEGPPPSLPELLLPVPLHPGRLRSRGYNQALELARPLGGRYRIPVAHDVLYRARKTDAQSELDAAARLGNVRGAFAVRRVPAQNHVAIVDDVMTTGATLAECAKALVAAGVERVDVWALARTPLPGGRS, encoded by the coding sequence ATGGACGCGTCTCGACTGACTCAATGGATCGCGGCGGCCAGCCGGCTCGTTCTTCCGCCGCGATGCCTTGTCTGCAGCGATCAGGGCCACGAGGCGCGTGAACTCTGCCGCGCCTGTTACGCCGCCTTGCCACGCAATCTCGCCTGCTGCGGACGTTGCGCTGTTCCGCTGCCCTTGCCGGTTCCCGAATGCGACGCGTGCCAGTGCGAATCGCGCCCCTGGTCGGATCTGTGGGTGCCGTTCGAATACGCCTGGCCCCTGGACGCACTCGAAACGCGCTTCAAGTTCGCCGGCAGTCTCGCCGCGGGTCGGGTGTTGTCGGACGCGTGGATCGACGAGGGGCCGCCGCCGTCGCTGCCCGAGTTGCTCCTGCCGGTGCCGTTGCACCCGGGCCGCCTGCGCTCGCGCGGCTACAACCAGGCACTCGAGCTCGCCCGCCCGCTGGGAGGTCGTTATCGCATTCCCGTGGCGCATGACGTGCTTTATCGGGCGCGAAAAACCGACGCTCAGTCCGAACTCGATGCGGCGGCACGCCTTGGTAACGTGCGCGGCGCTTTCGCCGTGCGTCGCGTGCCGGCACAAAACCATGTCGCCATCGTCGACGACGTCATGACCACGGGTGCCACCCTGGCCGAGTGCGCGAAGGCCCTCGTCGCGGCAGGCGTCGAACGCGTCGACGTCTGGGCGTTGGCGCGCACGCCGCTCCCCGGTGGCCGCTCGTAA